The following nucleotide sequence is from Anopheles stephensi strain Indian chromosome 3, UCI_ANSTEP_V1.0, whole genome shotgun sequence.
CACGGAAtaggaaaaatcgaaacagaAGGACGAAACAACCGACTCGCAGCGTGCCTTTGCCATCGGAGTGCTGGCCGAGTGTTTCGAGGGTCTGAAAGAGTATACGCGCAACTGGATCGATACGCTGCTGCCGATTTTCCTGTCCTGTGTGCAGGATCGCAATAATGAGGTGCGCAGCAACACGGTGTACGGGCTGGGAGAGATGGTGATGCACGGCAAGGAATGCACTTTTGGGTAGGATTtgtgccacacacacatttacgTTCCCTTTTGCAGTTTACTGCACACGCATACTAATAATTGCTTCCCTGGTGTACTCCAGCCACTATCCACAAATTATGGCAGCTCTCTCGCAGCTCGTATCCAAAGAACAGCATGCCGGCACTCTGGACAATCTGTGCGGTGCTCTTGCGCGCCTCATTATCACCAATTACAGCCTGGTGCCGATGAAAAGCGTACGTCTGGTCTCTGTGGAGGAACACGTTCCTTGCGTACCACTGTTCACTCGAAACTCCGTTTATCCGTTTCAGGTGTTTCCCGTGTTCGTGGAGTATCTGCCTTTGCGGGAAGATTTCAGCGAAAACTTGACCGTGTTCCAGTGCCTTGATCTGCTGTACCGACAGGGCGATGAAAATCTGCTGCCCGTGTTGGCACGCGTCGTGATTGCTGGTTTGCAGGTGCTTTACAAGAAGGAACACAATTCCGatggtaagtgtgtgtgtgtgtgtgtgtgtttgtatggcATTAAAGATTCTTTCGCAAAACTGCTCTCACAACACCACCTTCCTACACCATCCTGTTGCAGAATGTCGCGAGCTGGTGTACAACCTGGTCAAGCAGATCCGTAACGATTTCCCGGACAAGTTTAGCGAGGCCGTGCACAGCAGCAACGAGGCGTTGCAGCAGGTGCAATCGCTGTCCTTCAAGTAGAAATTAGCGAAACCGCACTTTATGCGCAAACTGTTTGCAACCTACATCAATCCATATCTCCTACATAGTACATGCATGAAACGAGACAGTAACGGCAGTGATGGCAAGtagcagcaaagcaaagcaaaggaatAATATTTACGTAAACGAAAGAAGCAATTCTACGGGCTGGATCGAGTGCGAGCTTGCTCTCGGAGCTACTGGTGCTGAAATGTCATTGGCCAtccatccaaaaaaaaaaaaacaaaaactgcatAAATGTGATGGGCAACAACGGCTCATGCGGAAATTATGGCTGTGGTTTGCTCTCCCACTTTCGTGTGTATTGAAATTTACAATTGTTTTCCATCGTGGCCGATGGCAGAGGCTGAGATTATTGCTCTTTTGCACTATCCCGTAGCTATCCCGAATCCACCCATCAAAAGATGAAGCCTAAAGCCTACCATCGTTTGAACCGAGAGAGATCAACCGATTCGCATGCAAAATGTGTGGTGTGACGAAATGGAGCATGCACTATAATATGCGCatggttttttgtgtggtgtttCGTTACTAACTGTTAATTTATAGATGTTGTATAAGTTTGCTTCGTCCAAGACGATTTACGTTTTACTCTGAATAGGATATTGGAatgttttgcattgttttgaACTTCAAACAATAAGCCAATCAGTGTCGACTAAAAACCCCAATCGAGCGTAATTTACTGCTaacttttctcttctcttttaCGTTTCATATGAATTTTCCAATCGGTTTATCTTATATAGTTATAGCGAGACATTTGATCGCATCTTTCCTcaattcttttgtttttttttttgttttccttaccGTATCATAATatctagtgtgtgtgtgtctgaaaACAACCTAACCAACGTCGTTTTTCCATTATACAGGCCTGCATTTATAAAGTACACTTATAAGAAAGACACACAATAGATAGCGCGGGTAGTTTACCGGTTCGAAAATGTTGCACGCTACGTCCAATAATGcggaaaacacacaaatacacatcCACACGCTCAAACACATCTACAATTACAAATTGTACTTCACAGTAGTGTAATTTTTGCTCTAGCTGAATTAGCAGCTCGTCGTTGTTGCTCTAGAAGACGTGATTGAGTTTGCATTAAACATAGGTTTCTCCATGGTCAAAAAGCCAGACATGGTCGGACACGATTATGGGTTCGGTGACTAGTAAGTGATAATAGCGTAAAGCTCTCCCGTGCGAGGGAGGGGAGTCACAGTATGGTAGTGTCCAAGAAGAGTCCGTTTTTTTTACCGAAGAACAGAGCAAAGATATCAACACACAAACCTCGCCGTGTCCTTGTGGGAAAGTGTGTGTTAGAATAATGCTGCTTtatcattgtttgtttgtatacaTACCAATGTCATGTTATATTGTCAGATGTACAGCAGCATGCGTGTGCTAATCAACAAGACTagcttccacacacacatacacagttattttcattttcaacaaATTATACCTGCTCAGAATGGCGTGTTCTTCTCTAGGATGATGTGTTTCTATTGCTTCTTAACTAACGATGACAATAACAACTACTTTCGCTGCATGCATTGGAAAGAGTCAATAAAGAGattaataaattcaatttgcgATGGTAAAATACTTGCACACtgtatttttgtgttgttttttttttatttttgtttcccccGTGTACACAAACATAATTATAAAACATATGTGTGCTTTGTTCTCCAGTACTCCTTCGTGTCGTGTTCCATAGAAACGGATCGCAGTAGTCTAGCTTTGGTACTACGATAAATACACACATCTCAGTTGTAGTTGTATGATGAAGCACGAAAAAGAATGTCCATTACTACTTCCCCGTCTAACTGTAAGGGTGGGAATGAAAGCGCATCTAAACTAACAGAAACAAACGAATAACTAAACAAATAAAGAGCAAACAACGAACTACGATATTCATTGTATCGTGCTGTTCTCCACTCGCATCCGGGAGAAACGAGAACGACTTTGtgcgttttctgttttctgacAAAGCAATCAGGTGGGCTATTATAAAATCGTTACCATGGCGCCTTTTTCTTCCACTCCTCCATTACACGTCGACAACAACGACCGCTTGGCGATTTGTGTTTAAATTATatatataataaaaaaaaaaaaaacatttcctaaAACCCTGCGCGCGCCACACGTTCCAGCGGCGCCGGATTCGCTTGTTTGTGTATCAGTTCGTCTTACCCTCGTCGCTTAAAGCACCGAATAAAAATGGAATTGTCATATTAGTTGCATTAATTGCTAGCTGCTATGCGCACGGTGGTGAACCTGGCGCGCTACGCGCCACGCTTTGAGCGGAAGTTCCTGTAGCTGACGAATTTTGCTACTGCCCCACCGGTACCAGAGGAGCCCGTACAGGAGGCAAATAAATATCTCTACATAATACCcatcgatcgtgatcgtgcaCTGACCACCACCAGCGATGCAAGTCTGTAACCAGGGCAGAACAGAAAGGTTTGTCAAACATCGTCATTCGTCGGTTAGCGTTAGGGAGCTTACCTCTTTTAAAGCTGCATCTGAACAATCATTGCTGGCCGCGTTCGAGCACCGTCTCCACGTGACGTAATCGACCAACCACAGTACCACCGTCGTTGGCCAATTCCCGCCGAGGTTGCTGAGCGTGTTCAGCAGCGTCATGTAGGTGCCACCGACGGCGGGATCGCTTATGCGAGCGAAAAACGCCATCACGGCCACAAACATGCTGTACAGTGCGATCTGATACAGCCCGTAGTTCACTAGCAGCAGGATGTAGTAATAGTACGGTACCTGGTGATCGTGTATGATGGCCGGCGTGATCCACACGATACCGGCCGCCGTTAACGTTAGTGCTATCCGGTACGGGATCGCCTTCAGATACACTTCCATCGGTCGTGTGCCAGCCGTGTACTTGCTGATCGCTAGCGGTAACACTATTTGCAGCGGAACAAGCGGAACTACGAGCAATGCTAGCTTATCCTTCGGGACACCTGCGTCGATCAGCTTCAGCGAGGTAACGGCATCGCACGCTGCAAAACCGGCCTTTGCCGTTAGCAGTATCGCTACCAGCGTTAGGATCGGTTTCATCTTCATTATATCGAGCAGCAGACGATAGGTTTGCTTAATGTCCAGCTCCAGATGCTCCTCGTGCCCGCGATCGATGCTAGGGGCAAGCTCACGTTTGCCGAGCGCCACCAGCGTGGTCGTGACTATAAACACCAACCCCCAGAACCAAAGGTATCCGGACAGATTCACCAGACCCTCGGGCGCGGGTTCGGAGCGCAGATAGCTGTTACAAAATTCGGCCGATTCCAGTGCCATAAAGACAACGTATCCGAGAAAGTAGCCAGCCGTCTGACCGACACTGTTACACGTCGAAGCGTAACCCACGTTGCAGCGTTTCAGCATCGTCAGGGCCCAACCGTCTACCGCAATGTCTTGGGTAGCGGCCAGGAAGTTTAGcatgaagaagatgaagctTAGCAGCGGAATGTTGAGTGTGCTGCCGCTCTCAACGTTGGAATGCTCATCGGTGGTGTAGCTGCTTTCCGCACCCAACCATCGGTTCACGTGCAGCGATAGAATCAGCATAAATATGCCGATCAGATATTGGGTAGGGATGAGCCACGACTTCCGCCGCCCGAACCGTTTCCAAAACAGTGAATCCACTATCGGAGCCCATAGTAGCTTTAGGCTGAAGGGCCAGTGAGCGAAACTGAATTCGGCCTGTAAAAGTGCACAGTGGGTTAGTAGTTTAACATTCGTCGCCTTGCATAACTAAATTACACAGCAGGCTGGCAAGATATGGGTTCTACATCAATCATCACGATAAGCCTACTATGATAAGATGCCCATTCGTGTAGTTAGATCTCGACGCACCTGCTGCTTGTAGCTAGCACCACGATTCTGTAGCAGCATCGGTATGGCCGAGGCCAATCCAATCGGAATGCCTTGCAGCAGGTAGAGAAAAACCAGTATGGCAATGTTGCTCCGGTCGCCTAGCAGGTCACTTTTTTCGTGCTTCTCGTCATCGTCACCCGGCGGCAGGAGCGTTTCATGATCGGCTCGATCGGTTTTTTTGCGTCTGTTGCTCATTCTATGAAACTACACGCGCCTCGCCGGGGTGtattaaatagaaaaaaaaacgatggccTTTAAGAAGTTCCGTTCGCTCGCTTCGGCTGTAAATATAGGAAAAATGGTGCCAATAATCGCACCGTTAAACATGTGCCAATtt
It contains:
- the LOC118514231 gene encoding acetyl-coenzyme A transporter 1 codes for the protein MSNRRKKTDRADHETLLPPGDDDEKHEKSDLLGDRSNIAILVFLYLLQGIPIGLASAIPMLLQNRGASYKQQAEFSFAHWPFSLKLLWAPIVDSLFWKRFGRRKSWLIPTQYLIGIFMLILSLHVNRWLGAESSYTTDEHSNVESGSTLNIPLLSFIFFMLNFLAATQDIAVDGWALTMLKRCNVGYASTCNSVGQTAGYFLGYVVFMALESAEFCNSYLRSEPAPEGLVNLSGYLWFWGLVFIVTTTLVALGKRELAPSIDRGHEEHLELDIKQTYRLLLDIMKMKPILTLVAILLTAKAGFAACDAVTSLKLIDAGVPKDKLALLVVPLVPLQIVLPLAISKYTAGTRPMEVYLKAIPYRIALTLTAAGIVWITPAIIHDHQVPYYYYILLLVNYGLYQIALYSMFVAVMAFFARISDPAVGGTYMTLLNTLSNLGGNWPTTVVLWLVDYVTWRRCSNAASNDCSDAALKETCIAGGGQCTITIDGYYVEIFICLLYGLLWYRWGSSKIRQLQELPLKAWRVARQVHHRAHSS